In the Campylobacter showae genome, one interval contains:
- a CDS encoding DNA repair protein — protein sequence MKIQTPAYAVIDLKSFYASVECVERGLDPFEANLVVADASRGEGSVCLAVSPALKALGVKNRCRLFEIPKNIKYIIAVPRMQFYIDYAAKIYGIYLKYVAKEDIYVYSIDEAFIDLTSYLKFYKLEARAMIKMIMDDILKTTGVTPTCGMGTNLYLAKIALDILAKHSEDNIAFLDEALYKEKLWTHQPLNDFWRIGKQTRAKLERYGIFCMKDMANAPFSLLERVFGIDAYIALDHANGIEPTTIADIKAYKPSTKSYFSSEILPRDYERLEALIVLKEMTDRLALKMINEEVRASGLTINIKFADKNEPAQRATVRFKTPSNIASMLMDAAQELYLKKIKNAGLIRQIGISANDVVRESKTERSLFEEENAKEKTVLKTLNKIKEKYGKNSILRAIDLLPGATGRDRNKKIGGHKSGE from the coding sequence ATGAAAATCCAAACTCCCGCCTACGCCGTTATCGATCTAAAATCCTTCTACGCCTCGGTCGAGTGCGTGGAGCGAGGGCTTGATCCCTTTGAGGCGAATTTAGTCGTCGCAGACGCTAGCAGAGGCGAGGGTAGCGTGTGTCTAGCCGTTAGTCCCGCGCTAAAGGCTCTTGGCGTAAAAAACAGATGCAGGCTGTTTGAAATACCTAAAAATATCAAGTACATCATCGCTGTGCCCAGGATGCAGTTTTACATCGACTACGCGGCTAAAATTTACGGCATATACCTAAAATACGTCGCCAAAGAGGACATCTACGTCTACTCCATCGACGAGGCCTTTATCGACCTCACCTCGTATCTAAAATTTTATAAACTAGAAGCTAGAGCTATGATAAAGATGATAATGGACGACATCCTAAAAACTACGGGCGTAACGCCGACCTGCGGCATGGGGACGAATCTATACCTAGCTAAAATCGCCCTTGATATCCTAGCTAAGCACAGCGAGGATAATATAGCCTTTTTGGACGAAGCGCTCTATAAAGAAAAGCTCTGGACGCATCAGCCGCTAAATGATTTTTGGCGTATAGGCAAGCAAACTAGGGCGAAGCTTGAGAGATACGGGATATTTTGCATGAAAGATATGGCAAACGCGCCATTTAGTCTGCTTGAAAGAGTGTTTGGCATTGATGCCTATATCGCGCTAGATCACGCAAACGGTATCGAGCCCACCACCATAGCCGATATCAAGGCCTATAAACCCTCGACTAAGTCATACTTTAGCTCTGAAATTTTACCTAGGGACTACGAGAGACTAGAGGCTCTAATCGTGCTAAAAGAGATGACCGATAGGCTAGCTCTAAAGATGATAAACGAGGAGGTGCGGGCTAGCGGGCTCACGATAAATATCAAATTCGCCGATAAAAACGAACCCGCGCAAAGAGCTACGGTTAGGTTTAAAACCCCGAGCAATATCGCCAGCATGCTTATGGACGCGGCGCAGGAGCTATATCTAAAAAAGATAAAAAACGCAGGCCTCATCAGGCAAATCGGCATATCGGCAAACGACGTCGTAAGGGAAAGCAAAACCGAAAGAAGTCTCTTTGAAGAAGAAAACGCAAAAGAAAAAACGGTGCTAAAAACCCTAAATAAGATAAAAGAAAAATACGGCAAAAACTCCATCCTAAGGGCTATCGACCTGCTACCGGGAGCCACCGGACGAGATAGAAACAAAAAGATAGGAGGGCACAAAAGCGGTGAATAA
- the gmhA gene encoding D-sedoheptulose 7-phosphate isomerase translates to MKTLDMIKSELEGHLVTIKATFALEADIKKACETAVATLKAGGKILLCGNGGSAADAQHIAAELTGRYKTERGALAGIALTTDTSALTAIGNDYGYEFVFSRQLEALGREGDLLIAISTSGNSGNVLKALELARKIGIKTIGLSGRTGGAMNELCELNLVVPSNDTPRIQEMHIMIGHIICQAIDDAF, encoded by the coding sequence ATGAAGACTCTTGATATGATAAAAAGCGAGCTAGAGGGACATCTAGTTACTATTAAGGCGACATTTGCGCTGGAAGCTGACATCAAAAAAGCCTGCGAAACGGCGGTAGCTACGCTAAAAGCGGGCGGTAAAATTTTGCTTTGTGGAAACGGCGGAAGCGCTGCAGACGCGCAGCATATAGCAGCCGAGCTAACGGGTCGCTATAAAACCGAGCGCGGCGCGCTAGCGGGCATAGCTCTAACGACCGATACCTCAGCGCTCACGGCGATCGGCAACGACTACGGGTATGAGTTCGTTTTCTCGCGTCAGCTGGAGGCTCTGGGCCGCGAGGGCGATCTACTCATCGCGATCTCTACTAGCGGAAACAGCGGCAACGTACTAAAAGCACTCGAGCTAGCGCGAAAAATCGGTATCAAAACGATCGGGCTAAGCGGCCGCACCGGGGGAGCCATGAACGAGCTTTGCGAGCTAAATTTGGTCGTGCCGTCAAACGACACGCCGCGCATTCAAGAGATGCACATAATGATAGGGCATATCATCTGTCAAGCTATCGACGATGCGTTTTAG
- the rfaE1 gene encoding D-glycero-beta-D-manno-heptose-7-phosphate kinase — MREVRALVAGDLMLDHYIWGSCERISPEAPVQVVKIKSETKRLGGAGNVVLNLLSLGAKVGVMSVLGDDETGDEIERILQEQGARPEFIKREIGRTSSIKSRVMATHQQVVRIDKESVEAVTCEDELAANFARALESYDVALLSDYGKGVLTPSLCQKLIKACADAGKPVLIDPKGADYSKYKGATLLTPNKKEAGEAVGFKIENDEQLFTALNLLKNELNLTHSLITISEEGIALLEDAQAVKFPALAKEVFDVTGAGDTVLATLGVMLGAGEGIKKAIETANLAAAVVVAKVGSATASFEEINELVRRKNAAGFEEKIKNADELAATLANRGEKRLVFTNGCFDILHAGHVSYLAKAREFGDILVVGLNSDASVRALKGDARPVNAQADRATVLAALGAVDYVTIFDELTPLNLIEKLRPDVLVKGADYEGKEVVGSSVVKDVRLVEFVAGKSTSATIKRIKNEDS; from the coding sequence ATGCGTGAAGTGCGTGCTTTAGTCGCGGGCGATCTGATGCTAGATCACTACATCTGGGGCAGCTGCGAGCGTATCTCGCCCGAAGCTCCCGTGCAGGTGGTAAAGATAAAAAGCGAAACCAAACGACTAGGCGGAGCGGGCAACGTGGTGCTAAATTTGCTCTCGCTAGGCGCGAAAGTGGGCGTCATGAGCGTGCTAGGCGATGACGAGACGGGCGACGAGATAGAGCGGATCTTGCAGGAGCAGGGTGCTAGGCCCGAGTTTATCAAGCGCGAGATCGGACGCACGAGCTCGATAAAAAGCCGCGTGATGGCGACACACCAGCAAGTCGTGCGCATAGATAAAGAAAGCGTCGAAGCCGTAACGTGCGAGGACGAGCTGGCGGCAAATTTCGCTCGCGCGCTAGAGAGCTACGACGTCGCGCTGCTATCGGACTACGGCAAGGGTGTGCTGACGCCGTCGCTGTGCCAAAAGCTGATAAAAGCATGCGCGGATGCCGGCAAGCCCGTGCTAATCGATCCAAAAGGCGCGGACTACTCGAAGTATAAAGGCGCTACGCTGCTAACGCCCAATAAAAAAGAAGCGGGCGAGGCCGTGGGCTTTAAAATAGAAAACGACGAGCAGCTTTTTACGGCGCTAAATTTACTAAAAAACGAGCTAAATTTGACCCATTCGCTAATCACGATTTCAGAAGAGGGCATCGCGCTTTTAGAGGACGCTCAGGCGGTTAAATTTCCTGCTCTGGCAAAAGAGGTCTTTGACGTCACGGGCGCGGGAGATACGGTACTAGCGACTCTGGGCGTGATGCTGGGTGCCGGCGAAGGCATCAAAAAAGCGATCGAGACGGCAAATTTAGCCGCCGCGGTCGTCGTGGCCAAGGTCGGCTCGGCGACGGCAAGCTTTGAGGAGATAAACGAGCTCGTGCGCCGTAAAAACGCGGCCGGCTTTGAGGAGAAAATCAAAAACGCGGACGAGCTAGCCGCGACGCTGGCAAACCGCGGCGAAAAGCGGCTAGTTTTTACAAACGGCTGCTTTGACATCCTGCACGCGGGACACGTGAGCTATCTAGCTAAGGCGCGGGAATTTGGCGATATACTAGTCGTCGGACTAAACTCGGACGCCTCGGTGCGCGCGCTAAAAGGCGACGCTCGTCCCGTAAACGCGCAGGCTGACCGCGCTACCGTGCTGGCGGCACTTGGGGCGGTTGATTACGTGACGATATTTGACGAGCTAACGCCTCTAAATTTGATCGAAAAACTGCGCCCCGACGTGCTCGTAAAGGGTGCGGACTACGAAGGCAAAGAAGTCGTCGGCAGCAGCGTCGTAAAAGACGTGCGGCTAGTGGAGTTCGTAGCTGGCAAAAGCACGAGCGCGACGATAAAAAGGATAAAAAATGAAGACTCTTGA
- the rfaD gene encoding ADP-glyceromanno-heptose 6-epimerase, whose protein sequence is MKDIKKVVITGAAGFIGSNLAHYFDENLKDVEVLAVDKFRSDEKFSNGNLKSFGHFKNLLGFSGEIYEGDINCAKTLAMIEKFAPDAIFHEAAISDTTVTEQGELVRTNLNSFKDLLDICEKTGARMIYASSGATYGNVKSPQRVGECEAPNNVYGFSKLKMDDLGRKYAKKGVAVVGLRYFNVYGAREFYKNKTASMVLQFGLQILSGKNPRLFEGSDKIKRDFVYIKDIVQANLLALNAASGVYNAATGTARSFQEIVDILQRELGSNLPCEYIPNPYARSYQFHTQADIEPTKKALGYEPKFSLEEGIKDYVAEIKRIYEEEINA, encoded by the coding sequence ATGAAAGATATAAAAAAGGTCGTAATAACCGGCGCTGCGGGCTTCATCGGCTCAAATTTAGCGCATTATTTCGACGAAAATTTAAAAGACGTAGAAGTGCTCGCCGTGGATAAATTTAGAAGCGACGAAAAATTTAGCAACGGTAATCTAAAAAGCTTCGGGCATTTTAAAAATTTGCTCGGATTTTCGGGCGAAATTTACGAGGGCGACATAAACTGCGCAAAAACGCTAGCTATGATCGAGAAATTCGCTCCGGATGCGATCTTTCACGAGGCGGCGATCTCGGATACCACGGTGACCGAGCAGGGCGAGCTAGTAAGGACGAATCTAAATAGCTTTAAAGACTTGCTAGATATCTGCGAAAAAACGGGCGCGCGCATGATATACGCAAGCTCGGGCGCCACCTACGGCAACGTAAAAAGCCCGCAAAGAGTCGGCGAATGCGAAGCGCCGAATAACGTTTACGGCTTTTCAAAGCTAAAAATGGACGATCTGGGTCGAAAATACGCCAAAAAGGGCGTAGCGGTCGTGGGGCTGAGATACTTTAACGTCTATGGTGCTAGGGAGTTTTATAAAAACAAAACCGCCTCGATGGTGCTGCAGTTCGGTCTGCAAATTTTAAGCGGTAAAAATCCGCGCCTCTTTGAAGGCAGCGACAAAATCAAACGCGACTTCGTCTACATAAAAGACATCGTGCAAGCAAACCTGCTCGCTCTAAACGCTGCTAGCGGCGTATACAACGCAGCTACGGGCACGGCAAGAAGCTTCCAGGAGATAGTAGATATCTTGCAGCGAGAGCTGGGGTCAAATTTACCTTGCGAATACATCCCAAATCCGTATGCGCGCTCATATCAGTTCCATACGCAAGCAGACATCGAGCCGACTAAAAAGGCGCTGGGATACGAGCCTAAATTTAGCCTGGAAGAGGGCATAAAAGACTACGTGGCCGAGATAAAAAGGATATACGAGGAAGAGATAAATGCGTGA
- the gmhB gene encoding D-glycero-beta-D-manno-heptose 1,7-bisphosphate 7-phosphatase, which translates to MDKTVFKAVPKKALFLDRDGVINEDVGYVYRREDFVFKEGIFAALREFAQAGYALVVVTNQSGIGRGYYTLEQFDELCEFMLDELAKEGVKIEKIYFCPHAPEALCGCRKPEPGMLIKAANELNIDLARSIMIGDKDSDVQAGQSAGIGVNLKLGDRLKSVAEALEFLKKEGKI; encoded by the coding sequence ATGGATAAAACAGTGTTTAAAGCGGTGCCAAAAAAGGCGCTATTTCTCGATCGCGACGGCGTGATAAACGAGGATGTAGGCTATGTTTATAGGCGCGAGGATTTCGTTTTTAAAGAGGGCATTTTTGCCGCTTTGAGGGAGTTTGCGCAGGCTGGCTACGCGCTAGTCGTAGTGACGAATCAATCAGGTATCGGACGAGGCTACTACACGCTGGAGCAGTTTGACGAGCTTTGCGAGTTTATGCTGGATGAGCTAGCAAAAGAGGGCGTAAAGATAGAGAAAATTTACTTTTGTCCGCATGCACCGGAGGCTCTTTGCGGTTGCCGTAAACCGGAGCCCGGCATGCTGATAAAGGCCGCAAACGAGTTAAACATCGACCTTGCGCGCTCAATCATGATAGGCGACAAGGATAGCGACGTGCAGGCGGGGCAAAGTGCGGGCATAGGGGTAAATTTAAAGCTGGGCGACCGGCTAAAAAGCGTGGCTGAGGCGCTAGAGTTTTTAAAAAAAGAAGGAAAAATATGA
- a CDS encoding c-type cytochrome, with translation MKKLIVVSGAAALLAGSLFAADGATLYKKCAACHGPKAEKVYLNKVPALNTLSKEEIAESLKGYKAGTLDKFKSAAMMKPIAKPLSDDDIAALSEYIPTLK, from the coding sequence ATGAAAAAACTAATCGTTGTTTCAGGTGCAGCCGCATTGCTAGCGGGTAGCCTATTTGCCGCTGACGGCGCGACTCTTTACAAAAAATGCGCAGCCTGTCACGGACCAAAAGCGGAAAAAGTGTATCTAAATAAAGTTCCTGCGCTTAACACGCTTTCAAAAGAAGAGATCGCCGAGAGCCTAAAAGGCTATAAAGCAGGCACTCTAGATAAATTTAAAAGCGCAGCCATGATGAAGCCTATCGCAAAACCACTTAGCGACGACGACATCGCAGCTCTATCAGAGTACATCCCTACTCTAAAATAA
- a CDS encoding c-type cytochrome, whose product MKIYHIATAVLALNLSLLAADGAAIYKKCTACHGEKADVKYANKVPALTSISKEDRIKALQSYKDGSNNNFGMGKVMQLHAKNLSDEDMAAVSEYIDSLK is encoded by the coding sequence ATGAAAATCTACCACATTGCAACCGCCGTTTTGGCGCTAAATTTATCTCTACTTGCGGCCGATGGCGCGGCTATTTACAAAAAATGCACAGCCTGTCACGGCGAAAAAGCGGACGTAAAATACGCAAACAAAGTGCCTGCGCTAACTAGCATCAGCAAAGAGGACCGCATAAAAGCACTGCAAAGCTACAAAGACGGCTCGAACAATAACTTCGGCATGGGCAAAGTCATGCAACTGCACGCCAAAAACCTAAGCGACGAGGATATGGCGGCAGTTAGCGAGTATATCGATAGCTTGAAATAA
- a CDS encoding NAD(P)H-dependent oxidoreductase, with product MKTLVILSHPNLAASHVNKALSQVAKAAADVEVRHLEGLYGLDIARIDARAEQDALASAERIVFLYPMYWLNVPPMLKAYIDIVFSHELVGSGTLKGKVLQLALSVSTPLGEYSKQGAIGFSLDEILTPLKITVNYCGMDFAVPFISSGFEPGEFGDDAVDAAAARFGKFLRGELSPNEYQI from the coding sequence ATGAAAACGCTAGTTATCTTATCGCACCCAAATCTCGCCGCATCGCACGTAAACAAAGCCTTATCTCAGGTAGCAAAGGCCGCTGCGGACGTTGAAGTGCGTCATTTGGAGGGGCTTTACGGCCTAGATATCGCGCGCATAGACGCCCGCGCAGAGCAAGACGCGCTAGCGAGTGCCGAGCGCATCGTATTTTTGTACCCGATGTACTGGCTAAACGTGCCGCCTATGCTAAAAGCCTATATCGACATCGTCTTTTCTCACGAGCTGGTGGGTTCCGGCACGCTTAAAGGCAAGGTCTTGCAGCTTGCGCTAAGCGTCAGCACCCCGCTTGGAGAATACTCTAAACAGGGCGCGATCGGCTTTAGCTTGGATGAGATTTTAACGCCGCTTAAGATCACGGTAAACTACTGCGGGATGGACTTTGCCGTGCCGTTTATCAGCAGCGGATTTGAGCCCGGCGAGTTTGGCGACGATGCCGTAGATGCCGCAGCCGCGCGCTTTGGCAAGTTTTTACGAGGAGAGCTGAGTCCTAACGAGTATCAAATTTAG
- the ccoS gene encoding cbb3-type cytochrome oxidase assembly protein CcoS produces the protein MSGAVVAMMIGVSTLLGACGLAALLWGLKTRQFDDERKFLDGTKFDDEDALNDAYELELRRKEKGYKPPD, from the coding sequence ATGAGCGGGGCAGTCGTGGCGATGATGATCGGGGTTTCTACGCTACTGGGCGCGTGTGGGCTGGCGGCACTGCTGTGGGGGCTTAAAACTAGGCAGTTTGACGACGAGCGAAAGTTTTTGGACGGGACGAAATTTGACGACGAAGACGCGCTAAACGACGCCTATGAGCTGGAGCTGCGCCGTAAAGAAAAGGGCTATAAGCCGCCTGATTGA
- a CDS encoding heavy metal translocating P-type ATPase, with the protein MGKSKCVHCRGEFEREALIERGGELFCCEGCAGVYEILNASGLGEFYERLGKTTLNPAISAKNAAQKSQEDLAAIYQNYVKNENGFNKISLIIEGIHCSACVWLNEKVLFAQKGILEVDINSVNNKALIVWDENEINLAQIFALIRSIGYEPYPYDAQAQEQRLSGQRREFYARLLVGIFCTMNIMWLAVAQYGGYFTGMRADVRSIINFAEFILATPVLFYTGSGFFRGAWGALKNKTQNMDSLIVTGTLAAYIFSIYAMFSRQGEVYFDSVAMIITFVFIGKYLEVLSKKKAADTLDNLNSLNLNSVSVKNGDEITLKNAQEVRVGELVVVGAGERVLLDGVVVSGAASFDLSSLSGESAPAYLSAKEGENEIKSGSVCVDGTLVYKVGAVFSESVLARIINLLETAAAKKPRIQALADAIAARFSTAITALALATFAFWFWRTGELSAALIVAISVVVISCPCALGLATPVSTLVALGAGFRRGILFKEARIIESLAKCDTAVFDKTGTLTSGRLKVSKFTHSGKFDASALFSLVSGSDHPVSRAVGEYLRANFNDLKLLELSGFENIAARGVRAKFGGINLAGGSEKFMRELGLYDGEAVRGTCYFFAADGQIEAVFELEESLKEGSKECVDALKNAGMRVAMLTGDNEYAAKRVAERLGIEETVANSLPTDKAAYVERLAQQGRNVLMIGDGINDGAALALSSVAVCMGSGAAVSIAKSDVVLMRDDPASLAAAVALARKTYRIVRQNLAFSLVYNAVTIPLAMAGYVAPAVAALSMSLSSVAVVLNAMRARSER; encoded by the coding sequence ATGGGCAAATCTAAGTGCGTGCATTGCAGGGGCGAATTTGAGCGCGAGGCGCTGATAGAGCGCGGCGGGGAGCTGTTTTGCTGCGAGGGGTGCGCGGGAGTTTACGAGATACTTAACGCAAGCGGGCTGGGCGAGTTTTACGAAAGGCTTGGCAAAACTACGCTAAATCCCGCCATAAGCGCGAAAAATGCGGCGCAAAAGTCGCAGGAAGACCTCGCGGCTATTTATCAAAACTACGTCAAAAACGAGAACGGGTTTAACAAAATCTCGCTCATCATAGAGGGCATCCACTGCTCGGCTTGCGTCTGGCTAAACGAGAAGGTTTTATTTGCGCAGAAGGGAATTTTAGAGGTAGATATAAACTCGGTTAACAATAAAGCCCTCATCGTCTGGGACGAAAACGAGATAAATTTGGCCCAAATTTTCGCCCTCATCCGATCTATCGGCTACGAGCCCTACCCATACGACGCGCAGGCCCAGGAGCAAAGACTTTCGGGGCAGAGGCGCGAATTTTACGCGCGGCTGCTGGTGGGGATATTTTGCACGATGAACATCATGTGGCTGGCCGTCGCGCAGTACGGCGGCTACTTCACGGGCATGCGCGCCGACGTGCGCTCTATCATAAATTTCGCCGAATTTATCCTCGCTACGCCAGTGCTTTTTTACACGGGAAGCGGGTTTTTTAGGGGTGCCTGGGGCGCGCTAAAAAACAAAACGCAAAACATGGATAGCCTCATCGTCACGGGTACGCTCGCGGCTTATATTTTCTCGATCTACGCGATGTTTTCCAGGCAAGGCGAGGTGTATTTCGACTCGGTCGCGATGATAATCACTTTCGTATTTATCGGTAAATATTTGGAAGTCTTGAGCAAAAAAAAAGCCGCCGACACGCTCGATAATCTAAACTCGTTAAATTTAAACTCCGTTAGCGTCAAAAACGGCGACGAAATAACCCTAAAAAACGCGCAGGAGGTGAGGGTGGGCGAACTCGTGGTTGTGGGAGCCGGCGAGCGTGTGCTACTTGACGGCGTAGTCGTAAGCGGCGCGGCGAGCTTTGATCTCTCTAGCCTTAGCGGCGAGAGCGCGCCTGCGTATCTGAGCGCGAAAGAGGGCGAAAACGAGATAAAAAGCGGCTCCGTGTGCGTGGACGGCACGCTGGTTTATAAGGTCGGCGCCGTCTTTAGCGAGTCAGTGCTAGCGCGTATCATAAATCTGCTCGAAACCGCCGCAGCTAAAAAGCCGCGCATCCAGGCGCTCGCAGACGCTATCGCGGCGAGGTTTTCAACTGCTATCACGGCGCTGGCGCTAGCGACGTTTGCGTTTTGGTTCTGGCGCACGGGCGAGCTCTCCGCCGCGCTCATCGTCGCGATCTCGGTCGTGGTGATCTCGTGCCCTTGCGCGCTAGGGCTTGCTACGCCAGTTAGCACGCTCGTTGCGCTTGGAGCGGGCTTTAGGCGCGGGATACTTTTTAAAGAAGCGCGCATCATCGAAAGCCTAGCTAAGTGCGATACGGCCGTGTTTGACAAGACCGGCACGCTCACGTCGGGGCGGCTTAAAGTGAGTAAATTTACGCACTCGGGCAAATTTGACGCAAGCGCGCTTTTTTCGCTGGTTAGCGGCTCGGATCATCCCGTTAGCCGCGCCGTTGGCGAGTATCTGCGCGCAAATTTTAATGATTTAAAACTTTTAGAGTTAAGCGGCTTTGAAAACATCGCGGCGCGCGGAGTAAGGGCTAAATTTGGCGGCATAAATCTAGCCGGCGGGAGCGAGAAATTTATGCGCGAGCTGGGGCTTTATGACGGCGAAGCGGTGCGCGGGACTTGCTATTTTTTTGCCGCGGACGGGCAGATCGAGGCGGTATTTGAGCTAGAAGAGAGCCTAAAAGAGGGCTCCAAAGAGTGCGTGGACGCGCTAAAAAACGCGGGTATGCGCGTAGCGATGCTAACGGGCGATAACGAATACGCCGCAAAGCGCGTAGCAGAGAGGCTTGGCATCGAGGAAACGGTCGCAAACTCTCTGCCCACGGACAAGGCCGCCTACGTAGAGAGACTAGCGCAGCAGGGGCGAAACGTGCTGATGATAGGCGACGGGATCAACGACGGCGCCGCGCTCGCGCTCTCAAGCGTGGCCGTGTGCATGGGTAGCGGAGCGGCCGTGAGTATCGCAAAAAGCGACGTCGTACTGATGAGAGATGATCCCGCCTCGCTCGCGGCTGCCGTAGCGCTCGCGCGTAAAACCTACCGTATCGTGCGGCAAAATTTGGCCTTTTCGCTCGTTTATAACGCCGTGACGATACCGTTAGCTATGGCCGGCTACGTAGCGCCTGCAGTGGCTGCGCTCTCGATGTCGCTAAGCTCGGTCGCGGTCGTGTTAAACGCGATGAGGGCTAGGAGCGAGCGATGA
- a CDS encoding cation diffusion facilitator family transporter, with translation MMDFKDGKREKTIIKTALIGIVTNFFLAGSKIFIAMVSNSVALISDAVNNLSDAGSSIITIFGSKLASKMPDEDHPYGYGRTEYIGGLIVSVIVLMLGFQFLKTSVENIFAPEPTTFTMPFLAFLFCAIFVKFALGFYYKKIGKQTKSISLRAVGQEALGDAIISCVILVSAALSYFADIQIDGYAGALASLFIIVNGVLLIKETFDKIIGQRVEKEISDEIYAAVNRCEIVRGAYDLILHNYGAQRYVGSVNVEIDEHLPLSEVSQRLNELQIEIYKIYRIYLVFGVYSVNLGQEQSRACVANLLSRFSSVRGFHAFFIDTKKKSVRFDVVVDFAEKNLSRLRAEIEREVALSFPGYKIFIVIDREFA, from the coding sequence ATGATGGATTTTAAAGACGGCAAGCGCGAAAAAACGATAATCAAAACCGCGCTTATCGGCATAGTTACGAATTTTTTCTTAGCCGGATCGAAAATTTTTATCGCTATGGTCTCAAACTCGGTCGCATTGATATCGGACGCCGTAAATAACCTTAGCGATGCAGGCTCAAGTATCATCACGATTTTTGGCTCAAAGCTAGCTAGCAAGATGCCCGACGAAGATCACCCCTACGGCTACGGCAGGACCGAGTATATCGGCGGTCTTATCGTTTCAGTCATCGTGCTGATGCTGGGATTTCAGTTTCTAAAAACTTCGGTCGAAAATATTTTTGCACCTGAGCCTACTACTTTTACGATGCCGTTTTTGGCGTTTTTGTTCTGCGCGATATTCGTCAAATTTGCGCTCGGCTTTTACTACAAAAAGATCGGCAAACAGACCAAATCTATCTCGCTTAGAGCCGTAGGGCAGGAAGCTTTGGGCGATGCGATCATATCGTGCGTGATCCTCGTATCCGCCGCGCTATCGTACTTCGCCGATATCCAGATAGATGGTTACGCGGGCGCTTTGGCCTCGCTTTTTATTATCGTAAACGGTGTGCTTTTGATAAAAGAAACCTTCGATAAAATCATCGGTCAGCGCGTGGAAAAAGAGATCAGCGACGAAATTTACGCCGCCGTAAATCGCTGCGAGATCGTGCGCGGCGCATACGACCTAATCCTGCACAACTACGGCGCGCAGCGATACGTCGGCTCGGTAAACGTCGAGATAGACGAGCATTTGCCCCTTAGCGAGGTTTCGCAGAGGCTAAACGAGCTTCAGATCGAGATTTATAAAATTTACAGGATTTATCTGGTTTTTGGCGTTTATAGCGTAAATTTAGGACAGGAGCAAAGCCGCGCCTGCGTGGCGAATCTACTCTCGCGCTTTAGTAGCGTGCGCGGATTTCACGCGTTTTTCATCGATACCAAGAAAAAGAGCGTGAGGTTTGACGTGGTGGTCGATTTTGCCGAGAAAAATCTAAGCCGTCTGCGCGCCGAGATAGAGCGCGAAGTAGCGTTAAGCTTTCCGGGGTATAAAATTTTCATCGTGATAGATAGGGAGTTTGCGTGA